In Bacillus sp. NP247, one DNA window encodes the following:
- a CDS encoding DMT family transporter, protein MVILNYILVCIIFGTTFLTIKIGIEAGAPPLFSAGIRFFLAGLILIILFKLKRKDIMPYLLSKRIIYAGFCLTFMTFATLYWAEQYISSGLAAVLSATAPMMILLLQSRRNKTKLQKEQLVALVIALIGVFCISLPGMHQELTLIWSIACLIIIVGELFYGIGSIRSKEILSDLPDVSPFLINGIQMFYGGILLLIVSGVMEQPNLAVLTSWNVQWPILYLIFIGSIGGHGLYYWLLSKTNPVFPSTWLYVSPLIAVIVGYFVLGEPLNPTMGIGACLILIGVFLANRSTLGVYFKQGKLLKKEI, encoded by the coding sequence ATGGTCATTTTAAATTATATTTTAGTATGTATTATTTTTGGAACGACATTTTTAACGATAAAAATTGGAATAGAAGCGGGGGCACCACCATTATTTTCAGCTGGAATTCGTTTCTTTTTGGCGGGCCTTATTCTCATTATTCTTTTTAAATTAAAGCGAAAGGATATTATGCCTTACTTATTATCGAAACGTATTATATATGCTGGTTTTTGTTTAACATTTATGACATTCGCGACCCTTTACTGGGCAGAACAATATATTTCTTCTGGATTAGCTGCAGTTCTATCCGCTACGGCCCCAATGATGATCTTGCTATTACAATCAAGGCGAAACAAAACAAAATTGCAAAAAGAACAACTTGTTGCTTTAGTTATAGCACTTATAGGCGTTTTTTGTATTTCTTTACCTGGAATGCATCAAGAACTTACATTAATATGGAGTATCGCTTGCCTTATTATAATAGTAGGAGAGTTGTTTTATGGAATAGGTTCTATTCGTTCAAAAGAAATACTTTCAGATTTACCTGATGTATCACCATTTCTCATTAACGGTATTCAAATGTTTTATGGGGGAATCTTGCTGTTAATTGTATCTGGTGTAATGGAACAGCCAAATCTAGCTGTATTAACATCTTGGAATGTACAATGGCCAATTTTATATCTCATATTTATAGGATCTATCGGTGGACACGGTTTATATTACTGGCTTTTATCAAAAACAAATCCTGTATTTCCATCAACGTGGTTATATGTATCTCCGTTAATCGCTGTTATTGTAGGTTATTTTGTATTAGGAGAACCATTAAATCCTACAATGGGAATTGGTGCTTGTTTAATCTTGATTGGTGTATTTTTAGCAAATCGTTCTACGCTGGGCGTCTATTTTAAGCAAGGGAAGTTATTGAAGAAAGAAATTTAA
- a CDS encoding PLP-dependent aminotransferase family protein, which translates to MKIVLRKESNIPYYQQIYMQIVERIQSGMLSHGDYLPSLRSMADDLQISLLTVRKAYKQLETKGYIRIEQGKGAYIHKRVNKDFKPIPYQWQQTKSINVMRSQYVMNQHRKYFDFSQAVLYPRLLPNPFLSDEMLKLLNKDQMILATYGPVQGDKELRVEITNYLKEHQQLVTDPSQLLITSGAQQGIDLIAQTLLKPGDLVLVESPCYGAALDVFVNKGVQIIPVSLDNNGIRSDLIDDICQRKNPVLLYVNPTFQNPTGTVMSKERRIELVELAELYNFFIIEDDSFGEIYFEDAIVPLTIKSFDTNGHVIYLKGFSKTLAPGLRIAALAAEGPIFEWLYAVKASMDIGSPLLTQKALLPFLRAERMKNHLEKLRTALQIRRDLTIDILSPLKELEFEIPNGGFNLWVTLPQSIDPFTLLQKTNEVDVSFLPGTACLLSHETQYNHLRISYSMLNEKDMLIGLERLHDTIAKFKSMI; encoded by the coding sequence ATGAAGATAGTACTACGTAAAGAATCCAACATACCATATTACCAACAAATATATATGCAAATTGTTGAGAGAATTCAAAGCGGGATGCTTTCACATGGCGATTACCTCCCTTCTTTACGTTCTATGGCCGATGATTTGCAAATTAGTTTATTAACTGTTCGTAAAGCTTATAAACAGTTAGAAACGAAAGGTTATATACGAATTGAACAAGGAAAAGGTGCCTATATACATAAACGTGTGAATAAAGATTTCAAACCAATTCCATATCAATGGCAACAAACGAAATCCATTAATGTTATGCGTTCTCAATATGTGATGAACCAACACCGTAAATATTTCGATTTTTCACAGGCGGTCCTTTATCCGCGTTTATTACCAAATCCGTTTCTTTCAGATGAAATGCTCAAATTACTTAATAAAGATCAAATGATACTAGCAACTTACGGACCTGTTCAAGGCGATAAAGAACTTAGAGTGGAAATAACAAACTACTTAAAAGAACACCAACAATTAGTTACAGATCCATCTCAATTATTAATTACAAGTGGTGCCCAGCAAGGAATTGATTTAATTGCCCAAACATTATTAAAGCCCGGAGACTTAGTGCTAGTAGAAAGTCCATGTTACGGAGCGGCGCTTGATGTATTTGTTAATAAAGGCGTTCAGATTATCCCTGTTAGCCTTGACAACAACGGCATTCGCTCAGATTTAATCGATGATATTTGTCAAAGAAAGAATCCTGTTTTATTATATGTGAATCCTACTTTTCAGAATCCAACAGGTACAGTAATGAGTAAAGAACGAAGAATAGAACTTGTAGAACTAGCAGAGCTTTATAACTTCTTCATTATTGAGGATGACTCTTTCGGAGAAATTTATTTTGAGGATGCTATAGTACCTCTCACCATAAAAAGCTTTGATACAAATGGTCACGTCATATATTTAAAAGGATTTAGTAAAACGCTAGCACCAGGTCTTCGCATCGCGGCGCTTGCAGCTGAGGGTCCTATTTTTGAATGGTTATATGCCGTGAAAGCTTCGATGGATATAGGTAGTCCCTTATTGACACAAAAAGCACTACTTCCTTTTTTACGAGCGGAACGAATGAAAAATCATTTAGAAAAATTACGTACTGCTTTACAAATTAGACGCGATTTAACAATTGATATATTATCTCCATTAAAAGAATTAGAATTTGAAATACCTAATGGAGGATTTAACTTATGGGTTACACTCCCTCAGTCAATCGATCCTTTTACATTATTACAAAAAACGAATGAAGTAGATGTTTCTTTTTTACCCGGCACAGCTTGTCTGTTAAGCCATGAAACTCA